From Blastocatellia bacterium, the proteins below share one genomic window:
- a CDS encoding FAD-dependent oxidoreductase — MNNSSERRQKIGAALVVGGGIGGMQAALDLADAGIKVYLVDAKPAIGGVMSQLDKTFPTNDCAMCTIAPRLVAIGRHKDIEVLTLSEVERIEGEPGNFTVTLRRRPRFVDESICTGCGSCVTNCPVRFIPQPLDGVPPVTLAPDVQARVDQIIAEHRHRPGPL, encoded by the coding sequence ATGAACAATAGTAGTGAGAGAAGACAGAAAATCGGTGCCGCGCTCGTCGTTGGCGGCGGCATCGGCGGCATGCAGGCGGCGCTCGATCTGGCCGACGCGGGGATCAAGGTTTATCTCGTTGATGCCAAGCCGGCCATCGGCGGCGTGATGTCGCAACTGGACAAGACGTTCCCGACGAACGATTGTGCAATGTGCACGATTGCTCCGCGCTTGGTGGCCATCGGCCGACACAAGGACATCGAGGTGCTCACGCTTTCGGAAGTCGAACGCATCGAGGGTGAGCCGGGAAATTTCACCGTCACGCTGAGGCGACGACCGCGCTTCGTGGATGAGAGCATCTGCACGGGCTGCGGTTCGTGCGTGACCAACTGTCCTGTTCGCTTCATTCCCCAGCCGCTCGATGGCGTGCCCCCGGTGACGTTGGCTCCCGATGTTCAAGCCCGCGTTGATCAGATCATCGCCGAGCACCGGCATCGCCCGGGTCCGCTC
- a CDS encoding 4Fe-4S dicluster domain-containing protein: MSTIAVTGFVQEIRRYGRFDVSACLNCGSCTIACNLSTDAAPFPRRPIRRALLGLKSSVLAGLEPWLCHDCGDCSTTCPRQAEPRESMMTLRRYLAAQYDVTGLASKILTSTAGEIIALSVVGLLVFALVFFYHLVYKEIPMSVSEFVTTPLGLEHMFPTITYFTMVVFLIPLVLLTLNILRMHRWTMRELEPAKIPLAFYLREIQSLVVHTLSHRNIRKCLQEIHQKRWTTHWLLGLAVSLMLVVKFFFLDWFQTDAIYPIYHPQRWLGYLVAAVLIYVPLDILISRMRKRVEIHKFSEPSDVILPVMFLLVALSGLGVHIFRYLEFALTAHLLYAVHVAIAVPLVLIELPFGKWSHVVYRPMALYFQAVKERALRETETVRPNELPEEAATIGA, encoded by the coding sequence ATGAGTACCATCGCTGTTACCGGTTTCGTACAAGAGATCCGTCGGTATGGCCGGTTTGATGTCAGTGCCTGTCTGAACTGCGGCAGTTGTACCATCGCGTGCAATCTTTCCACGGACGCTGCACCCTTTCCACGCCGACCCATCCGTCGTGCCCTCCTGGGACTCAAGAGTTCGGTTCTAGCTGGACTGGAGCCTTGGCTCTGTCATGATTGCGGTGATTGCTCCACCACGTGTCCTCGTCAGGCCGAGCCGCGTGAGTCCATGATGACGTTGCGCCGCTACCTGGCTGCCCAATACGACGTCACCGGCCTGGCCTCAAAAATCCTCACCTCCACGGCAGGAGAAATCATTGCCCTCTCCGTCGTTGGGCTGCTCGTTTTTGCCCTCGTGTTCTTCTATCACCTCGTTTACAAAGAGATTCCGATGTCGGTCTCGGAGTTCGTGACGACGCCTCTTGGATTGGAGCACATGTTCCCGACGATCACGTACTTCACCATGGTCGTCTTCTTGATCCCGCTCGTTCTTTTGACGCTCAATATCCTGCGCATGCACCGTTGGACGATGCGTGAGCTGGAGCCGGCGAAAATTCCCCTCGCTTTTTACCTCCGTGAGATTCAGTCGCTGGTCGTTCATACACTCTCTCATCGAAACATTCGAAAGTGCCTTCAGGAGATTCACCAGAAGCGGTGGACCACACACTGGCTGCTCGGATTGGCCGTGTCGCTGATGCTCGTGGTCAAGTTCTTCTTCCTCGATTGGTTCCAGACGGATGCGATCTATCCGATCTATCACCCGCAGCGGTGGTTAGGATATTTGGTGGCGGCTGTCCTGATTTATGTCCCGCTGGACATTCTGATCAGTCGGATGAGGAAGCGTGTGGAGATTCACAAATTCTCCGAGCCCAGCGATGTGATTCTCCCGGTCATGTTCTTGCTTGTTGCTCTGAGCGGCCTTGGAGTTCACATCTTTCGCTATCTGGAATTCGCCCTGACGGCCCACCTTCTCTATGCCGTTCATGTGGCCATTGCCGTTCCGCTCGTTCTGATCGAACTGCCTTTCGGCAAATGGTCGCATGTCGTCTATCGTCCGATGGCGCTCTATTTCCAGGCTGTCAAAGAACGGGCGCTCCGAGAAACCGAAACCGTCAGACCCAACGAGCTTCCTGAGGAAGCGGCAACCATAGGAGCATAA